One genomic window of Verrucomicrobiota bacterium includes the following:
- a CDS encoding ABC transporter permease, with protein sequence MTVLPIVERELRLISRRRSTFQLRIGAAVVAALGCAWIFAGMADGMTPARLGHSMFVFLTTVSFLYCLFAGVHSTADCLSQEKREGTLGLLFLTDLRGHDVVLGKLASTSLTLAYGLLACFPILSLPLLLGGMSAGQFWRVALALLCTLSMSLAAGIFASTYSWQGRRAAMLAMGWLLVLSTVPLMAMAATSPGANPVFEPLGFLLALSPSFATMAAFDTFYANWSTSYWIAVASQLGLSGAALLAASLAVPHRWQDRPETVRSQSWRERWKAWKLGNHRQRAEFRSKLLDRNPFFWLSSRERLGPAWVWGYLGLVACGWVWGALAVGEDWFDPATYVTTGLLLCLSLKVWIGSEAARRFADDRAAGALELLFSTPMTAREVIQGHFMAMRRQFLAPVILTTLLCVLFWTVSAATEAGSAGWGWEGLMIAGYLALFLFDTHTLTWTGFWQGLVSRRTNWAGFYTLFFVMVVPTLLFILLSLVLALMKFVWMVLFSGPALSFGGWFMPVGYFAICFATNACLISVSRTRLLRRLREIAAHDFGYAVPPMDPPGERPAGTSAAVPPRLV encoded by the coding sequence ATGACCGTTCTCCCCATCGTCGAGCGCGAACTGAGGTTGATTTCCCGGCGGCGATCCACCTTTCAATTGCGGATAGGAGCGGCGGTGGTGGCCGCGCTGGGCTGCGCGTGGATTTTTGCGGGCATGGCTGACGGCATGACGCCGGCTCGATTGGGACATTCCATGTTCGTTTTCCTCACCACGGTGTCCTTTCTGTATTGCCTCTTCGCCGGGGTCCATTCCACGGCCGACTGCCTGAGCCAGGAGAAGCGGGAGGGAACGCTTGGGCTGCTTTTTCTGACGGATCTTCGAGGGCATGACGTGGTGTTGGGCAAGTTGGCGTCCACATCGCTCACCCTCGCCTATGGTTTGCTGGCGTGTTTCCCGATCCTCTCCTTGCCCTTGTTGCTGGGCGGCATGAGCGCCGGCCAGTTTTGGAGAGTGGCACTGGCGTTGCTTTGCACCTTGTCCATGTCGCTTGCCGCAGGGATCTTCGCCTCGACGTACTCGTGGCAGGGCCGGCGGGCGGCCATGCTCGCGATGGGTTGGCTGCTCGTTTTGAGCACGGTGCCTCTCATGGCGATGGCGGCAACGTCGCCAGGGGCCAACCCGGTGTTTGAACCTCTCGGGTTCCTGCTGGCCTTGAGTCCGAGCTTCGCGACCATGGCGGCGTTCGACACATTCTATGCGAATTGGAGCACGTCTTACTGGATCGCTGTCGCGTCGCAATTGGGTTTGAGCGGAGCGGCCTTGCTTGCCGCCAGCCTCGCGGTTCCCCATCGGTGGCAGGACCGCCCGGAAACGGTTCGTTCCCAAAGCTGGCGTGAGCGTTGGAAAGCGTGGAAACTGGGCAACCATCGGCAGCGGGCCGAGTTTCGCAGCAAACTCTTGGATCGAAACCCTTTCTTCTGGCTTTCCTCCCGCGAACGGCTGGGTCCGGCTTGGGTTTGGGGATATTTGGGGCTGGTGGCCTGCGGGTGGGTCTGGGGAGCGTTGGCTGTGGGTGAAGATTGGTTTGATCCCGCGACCTATGTGACCACGGGTTTGTTGCTCTGTTTGTCGCTCAAGGTCTGGATTGGATCCGAGGCAGCGCGACGATTTGCGGACGATCGGGCGGCCGGGGCGCTCGAACTCTTGTTTTCAACTCCGATGACAGCTCGAGAAGTCATCCAGGGTCATTTCATGGCGATGAGGCGTCAATTCTTGGCGCCGGTCATTCTGACGACGTTGTTATGCGTCCTTTTCTGGACTGTTTCGGCGGCCACCGAAGCGGGCTCCGCAGGCTGGGGCTGGGAGGGTTTGATGATTGCCGGCTACCTGGCTTTGTTCCTGTTCGACACGCACACTCTGACTTGGACCGGATTCTGGCAGGGGCTCGTGTCCAGGAGGACAAACTGGGCGGGTTTCTACACACTGTTCTTCGTGATGGTGGTGCCCACACTTCTTTTCATCCTCTTGAGTTTGGTGCTGGCTCTCATGAAATTCGTGTGGATGGTTTTGTTCAGCGGTCCGGCCTTGAGTTTCGGCGGATGGTTCATGCCGGTCGGATACTTTGCGATTTGTTTTGCCACCAACGCCTGCTTGATCTCTGTCAGCCGCACCCGGTTACTGCGGAGGTTGCGGGAGATTGCGGCCCATGATTTCGGTTATGCGGTGCCGCCCATGGATCCGCCTGGGGAACGTCCAGCGGGGACTTCAGCAGCGGTGCCTCCCCGTCTCGTTTGA
- the argB gene encoding acetylglutamate kinase translates to METLIQKAATLLEALPYIQKFSHATFVVKYGGSFMDSPDPSVRFGVARDIVFLEAVEINPVVVHGGGKAITRAMESAGLQARFIQGQRVTDEATVEVVDRVLSREINPEVVQAINDLGGEAQGFAGPDIFTCRKLQSMGTDGQPVDLGYVGEVTSVNTRPLLDCIARGITPVISPTARGEDGLIYNCNADVAAAEVAIALNARRLVYLSDVPGLMQDPKDASTVISHLETREVEGLRAAGVIDKGMIPKVNSAVKAVRHGVNKVSFVDGRLQHAMLIEIFTDAGVGTEIVL, encoded by the coding sequence ATGGAAACGCTGATTCAGAAGGCCGCAACGCTGCTTGAGGCATTGCCCTATATTCAGAAATTCAGCCACGCAACCTTCGTGGTGAAGTACGGCGGAAGTTTCATGGATTCGCCGGATCCTTCGGTGCGTTTTGGCGTCGCCAGGGACATCGTCTTCCTCGAGGCTGTGGAGATCAACCCCGTGGTCGTGCATGGCGGCGGGAAGGCCATCACCCGCGCCATGGAATCCGCCGGACTCCAAGCCCGCTTCATTCAAGGCCAGCGCGTCACGGACGAGGCGACCGTCGAGGTGGTGGACCGTGTGCTTTCACGGGAAATCAACCCTGAAGTCGTGCAAGCCATCAACGATCTCGGAGGCGAAGCGCAAGGCTTTGCGGGTCCCGACATCTTCACTTGCCGCAAACTGCAATCGATGGGCACCGACGGCCAGCCCGTCGATCTCGGTTACGTGGGCGAAGTGACCTCCGTCAACACTCGCCCGCTTTTGGACTGCATTGCGCGGGGCATCACGCCGGTGATCAGCCCGACGGCGAGAGGCGAGGATGGACTTATCTACAACTGCAACGCGGATGTCGCCGCCGCCGAAGTGGCCATTGCGCTGAATGCAAGGCGCCTGGTGTATTTGAGTGACGTGCCAGGACTGATGCAGGATCCAAAGGATGCCAGCACGGTCATCTCCCATCTTGAAACCCGCGAAGTGGAGGGATTGAGAGCCGCCGGAGTCATCGACAAAGGCATGATCCCCAAGGTCAACAGCGCGGTGAAAGCCGTGCGCCATGGTGTGAACAAAGTCTCGTTCGTGGACGGGCGACTGCAGCACGCCATGCTGATCGAGATATTCACCGACGCCGGGGTCGGCACCGAAATCGTGCTCTGA